From the Carya illinoinensis cultivar Pawnee chromosome 4, C.illinoinensisPawnee_v1, whole genome shotgun sequence genome, one window contains:
- the LOC122308103 gene encoding agamous-like MADS-box protein AGL104, with protein MGRVKLPIKRIENNTNRQVTFSKRRNGLVKKAYELSILCDIDIALIMFSPSGRLTHFSGKRRIEDVFTRYINMPDHDRGGVVQNREFLLGTLKKLKTENGIALQLANPAENDSNHVEELRKEISNLQHQLHTAEQQLRIFEPDLVLPKSMEELESCENNLLEALRRIKQRKEDLISNHLSTYHDPSSVQMYLDTQDHGVIPTSFENEAVNWLPENNGHNPTQICVGSESSCIPLRNQSSTEIYNQDVCNATNINMEPACNMGAPGCHIGNINPGSTHDHDDHDDGLPSWHHSFTASELLSALMPQTSFQFPPMKQEIAGTSLSSMMSHQQTVETASNCPPGPPMQSSDEDNANYDNTLHALD; from the exons ATGGGTCGTGTGAAACTCCCAATTAAGAGAATAGAAAACAATACGAATCGACAAGTCACCTTCTCCAAACGTAGAAATGGACTCGTTAAAAAGGCTTACGAGCTTTCCATTCTTTGTGACATTGATATTGCTCTCATTATGTTCTCCCCCTCTGGCCGTCTCACTCACTTCTCTGGCAAGAGAAG AATCGAGGATGTGTTTACACGTTACATAAATATGCCCGATCATGATAGAGGAGG AGTTGTTCAGAATAGAGAG TTTTTACTCGGAACCCTAAAGAAACTCAAGACCGAAAATGGCATAGCCCTTCAACTTGCCAA TCCTGCGGAAAATGATTCTAATCATGTTGAG GAACTCAGAAAAGAAATTAGCAATTTGCAACATCAGCTTCACACGGCCGAGCAGCAGTTAAG GATTTTTGAGCCGGACCTTGTGTTGCCGAAATCGATGGAGGAACTCGAATCGTGTGAGAATAACCTTTTGGAGGCCTTGAGGCGTATCAAGCAAAGAAAG GAAGACCTAATTAGTAACCATTTATCTACATATCATGACCCATCCAGTGTGCAG ATGTACTTGGACACGCAAGATCATGGGGTAATACCGACGTCTTTTGAAAATGAGGCTGTGAACTGGTTGCCAGAGAATAATGGACACAACCCGACCCAAATTTGCGTAGGATCTGAATCATCTTGTATCCCTCTCcg GAACCAATCCTCGACGGAGATTTATAATCAGGACGTGTGTAATGCcacaaatataaatatggaGCCTGCATGCAACATGGGAGCACCTGGGTGCCACATCGGCAATATCAATCCAGGAAGTactcatgatcatgatgatcatgatgatgGCTTACCGTCTTGGCATCATTCCTTCACTGCAAGCGAGCTCCTCTCTGCCTTGATGCCCCAAACATCCTTCCAGTTTCCTCCCATGAAGCAG GAAATTGCGGGAACAAGCCTTTCATCAATGATGTCGCACCAACAGACCGTAGAGACTGCATCAAACTGCCCACCAGGGCCACCAATGCAATCCAGCGACGAAGATAATGCAAACTATGACAACACGCTGCATGCCTTAGATTGA
- the LOC122306239 gene encoding rust resistance kinase Lr10-like → MATPFVIGFLIYKWRRRHLSAFDIIEEFLQNNNNLMPIRYSYSEIRKMTKNFKDKLGEGGYGTVFKGTLRSGRLVAVKMLGKSKANGQEFISEVATIGRIHHINVVQLIGFCVEGSKRALIYEFMPNGSLNKYIFSQEGSILLSYEKMYNIALGVAHGIEYLHRGCQMQILHFDIKPHNILLDEDFTPKVSDFGLAKLYHMDDNTISLTAVRGTLGYMAPELCYKNIGSISYKVDVYSFGMLLMDMMGKRKNFNAIADQSSKYFPTCVYEEVQDENGIRIENATEEEKKIAKQIIVVALWCIQMKPSDRPSMNKVVEMLEGGIESLQIPPKPFLSLVEREPEDLEDNSNQTFSSIQSSQYTQSSIRSN, encoded by the coding sequence ATGGCGACCCCATTTGTGATTGGATTCTTGATATATAAATGGCGTAGGAGACATTTATCGGCGTTTGACATCATTGaagaatttttacaaaataacaataatctCATGCCAATAAGGTATTCGTACTCAGAAATTAGGAAAATGACCAAAAATTTTAAGGATAAACTAGGTGAAGGAGGCTATGGCACTGTCTTTAAGGGAACACTTAGAAGTGGCCGACTTGTAGCTGTAAAGATGTTAGGTAAGTCCAAAGCTAATGGGCAAGAATTTATCAGTGAAGTTGCAACAATTGGAAGGATTCATCATATTAATGTAGTTCAACTAATTGGCTTTTGTGTTGAGGGATCAAAACGTGCTCTTATATATGAGTTTATGCCCAATGGGTCTctcaataaatacattttttcacAAGAAGGAAGTATTCTTCTAAGCTATGAGAAAATGTATAATATAGCTTTGGGAGTAGCTCATGGTATTGAGTATTTGCATCGAGGATGTCAAATGCAGATTCTGCATTTTGATATCAAGCCTCACAATATTCTTCTTGACGAAGACTTTACTCCTAAGGTTTCTGACTTTGGTCTAGCAAAATTGTATCATATGGATGACAATACTATTTCTTTAACTGCTGTAAGGGGGACGTTAGGATACATGGCCCCTGAGTTGTGCTACAAAAATATTGGAAGCATCTCGTACAAAGTtgatgtttatagttttggaatGTTATTGATGGACATGATGGGTAAGCGAAAGAACTTTAATGCAATTGCAGACCAATCAAGTAAATACTTTCCCACTTGTGTCTATGAGGAAGTGCAAGATGAAAATGGCATAAGAATAGAAAATGCCacagaagaggaaaagaaaatagcCAAGCAGATAATTGTAGTTGCTTTGTGGTGTATACAGATGAAACCTAGTGATCGTCCTTCAATGAATAAAGTTGTAGAAATGCTTGAAGGAGGTATTGAAAGTTTACAAATACCTCCCAAGCCTTTTCTATCATTAGTGGAGAGAGAACCAGAGGATCTTGAAGACAATTCAAATCAAACTTTCTCGTCAATTCAATCAAGTCAATATACTCAATCGTCGATCCGAAGTAATTGA